The Aureispira anguillae genome contains a region encoding:
- a CDS encoding MbnP family protein, with amino-acid sequence MKHIVNILLGLSVVLFTFSACKKEEVPPTYGTFSLNFDNKVGSDDVSLVDVTSTDYSYTNQQTQQFNITQLGYYISRVELTGPNGEYYADEVKTGATSEEVKGFYQVKESDAASQMIALADVPVGTYNKITFTLGVEADYVQDGATGGVLDPANGGWLWNWDSGYIFWKFEGKSPFSSGTDNKIKFHIGGWKEIAGNAGVTNNVKRISLDFPSLAEVTEGGSPKAHIVMDLLKVLNGHHAIDFSSTYMVMSPVAGSDIAHSLEDAFEVHGIH; translated from the coding sequence ATGAAACATATAGTAAATATTTTATTGGGGTTATCAGTGGTTCTTTTTACGTTTTCAGCTTGTAAGAAAGAAGAAGTACCGCCAACTTATGGTACGTTTAGTTTGAATTTTGATAATAAAGTAGGTTCGGATGACGTGTCATTGGTAGACGTAACAAGTACAGACTACTCGTATACCAATCAGCAGACTCAACAATTTAATATCACTCAATTAGGCTATTATATCTCTAGAGTAGAATTGACGGGACCTAATGGTGAATATTATGCCGATGAAGTGAAAACAGGAGCAACTTCAGAAGAAGTAAAAGGATTTTATCAAGTAAAGGAGTCGGATGCTGCTTCTCAAATGATTGCACTTGCTGATGTACCAGTTGGAACCTATAATAAAATAACATTTACCCTAGGAGTAGAAGCAGACTATGTGCAGGATGGAGCAACAGGTGGTGTTTTGGATCCAGCTAATGGCGGTTGGTTATGGAATTGGGATTCTGGTTATATCTTCTGGAAGTTTGAGGGAAAATCTCCTTTTTCTTCAGGTACAGATAATAAGATTAAATTCCATATTGGTGGATGGAAAGAAATTGCTGGCAATGCAGGTGTAACGAATAATGTAAAACGCATTAGCTTGGATTTTCCTTCTTTGGCAGAAGTAACAGAAGGTGGTAGTCCTAAAGCACATATTGTGATGGATTTGCTAAAAGTATTGAATGGACATCATGCCATTGATTTTTCTTCTACTTATATGGTTATGAGTCCTGTTGCTGGCTCCGATATAGCGCATAGTTTAGAAGATGCTTTTGAAGTACACGGTATCCACTAG
- a CDS encoding cytochrome-c peroxidase produces MLVQEKTTRHLTFVVGCLCLLLGMTACRDNEPITTKGTYDFVAPDHFPAATYTFYNNPVSEKGFKLGKRLFFDPILSIDSTISCASCHNQSFAFADLPSRPVSIGIDGLVGTRNAPGLANLAFMNEFFVDGGVNHLDFVPMNAIESPFEMGEGIANVIAKLKGHANYPRWFQEAFNTTEINTALLMDALAQFMLLMVSDNSKYDQYLRGEERLTAKELEGLKLFEQKCQSCHTGSLFTDQLYHNNGIDSVFLDSGRARISANPLDIGKFKVPSLRNVAVTPPYMHNAKFATLEEVLEHYSTRVLPSATVDPLLQQQNGDLGIPLTEKEKEAVLLFLQTLTDYEFLNNPIFFEEE; encoded by the coding sequence ATGCTAGTTCAAGAAAAAACAACTAGACATCTTACTTTTGTGGTAGGATGTCTATGTTTGTTATTAGGAATGACGGCTTGTAGAGACAATGAGCCTATTACTACAAAGGGAACCTATGATTTTGTAGCTCCCGACCATTTCCCAGCAGCCACCTATACTTTTTATAATAATCCAGTAAGCGAAAAGGGATTTAAATTGGGAAAACGACTATTTTTTGATCCTATTTTGTCGATCGACAGTACAATTTCTTGTGCCTCCTGTCATAATCAATCGTTTGCTTTTGCTGATTTGCCTTCTCGTCCTGTTAGTATAGGAATTGATGGCTTAGTTGGAACTAGAAATGCACCAGGTTTGGCAAACTTGGCATTTATGAATGAATTTTTTGTAGATGGAGGTGTCAATCATTTGGATTTTGTACCAATGAACGCCATTGAAAGTCCATTTGAAATGGGGGAGGGAATTGCTAATGTGATTGCTAAACTTAAAGGGCATGCTAATTATCCTCGTTGGTTTCAGGAAGCATTTAATACGACCGAAATTAATACAGCCTTGTTGATGGATGCACTTGCTCAATTCATGCTGCTAATGGTTTCTGACAATTCTAAGTACGATCAATATTTGAGAGGCGAGGAGCGATTGACGGCAAAAGAATTGGAAGGGTTAAAACTGTTTGAGCAAAAATGCCAAAGCTGTCATACAGGGAGCTTGTTTACCGATCAGTTGTATCACAATAATGGAATTGATAGCGTTTTTTTGGATTCTGGACGAGCTCGTATTTCAGCTAATCCATTGGATATTGGCAAGTTTAAAGTTCCTTCTTTGAGAAATGTTGCCGTAACTCCGCCCTATATGCATAATGCCAAATTTGCTACTTTAGAGGAAGTGCTAGAGCATTATTCAACCCGTGTGCTGCCCTCTGCAACTGTTGATCCTTTACTGCAACAGCAGAATGGTGATCTTGGCATTCCATTAACAGAAAAGGAAAAGGAAGCAGTGCTGCTGTTTTTGCAAACACTTACCGATTATGAGTTCTTAAATAATCCAATTTTCTTTGAAGAAGAATAA
- a CDS encoding rhodanese-like domain-containing protein: MRLLNVFVASLFSLTLFIACSSAPQEGVNLLSCKKFEQKMKETDAVQLVDVRTPEEFDGGTIGTAINIDFYSDDFKARIAKLDTERPLFIFCARGGRSGEASSICKELGFKTIYDLDGGYIAWSQYKR; encoded by the coding sequence ATGAGACTATTAAATGTATTTGTTGCTAGCTTATTTAGCTTAACCTTATTTATTGCTTGTAGTAGTGCACCGCAAGAGGGAGTAAACTTATTATCTTGCAAAAAGTTTGAGCAAAAAATGAAAGAAACAGATGCTGTGCAATTAGTAGATGTTCGCACACCAGAAGAATTTGATGGAGGGACAATAGGCACTGCCATCAATATTGATTTTTATAGCGATGATTTTAAGGCTAGAATCGCTAAACTAGATACGGAACGCCCTTTATTTATCTTTTGTGCAAGAGGCGGCCGCAGTGGTGAAGCTAGCAGTATTTGCAAAGAGTTGGGATTTAAGACTATTTATGATTTAGATGGTGGATACATTGCATGGAGCCAGTACAAGCGCTAG
- a CDS encoding fumarylacetoacetate hydrolase family protein, translating into MKIICVGRNYAAHAEELNNPIPQTPLLFLKPDTAQLLDGFPLYYPDFTKDLHYEAEILLKICKNGKHIAPQFASEYYNEVSIGIDFTARDVQNRCKEKGHPWEIAKAWNHSAAIGQFIPLKEAQNKNGVIDFSLTKNEEVVQQGVSSDMLTNFDELITYISKYFMLLRGDVIFTGTPKGVGSVQIGDQLKGFIGTQQLLSCAIK; encoded by the coding sequence ATGAAAATTATTTGTGTAGGACGCAACTATGCTGCACACGCAGAAGAACTAAACAACCCAATCCCACAAACACCACTTTTATTCCTAAAACCAGACACAGCGCAACTGCTCGATGGTTTTCCTCTGTATTACCCTGATTTTACCAAGGATTTGCATTACGAAGCAGAAATTTTGCTTAAAATTTGCAAGAATGGAAAGCATATTGCGCCACAATTTGCATCAGAATATTACAATGAAGTATCGATAGGCATTGACTTTACCGCTCGTGACGTACAAAATCGTTGCAAAGAAAAAGGGCATCCCTGGGAAATTGCCAAAGCATGGAATCATTCTGCGGCTATTGGGCAGTTTATTCCACTAAAAGAAGCTCAAAATAAAAATGGAGTGATTGACTTTTCATTAACCAAAAATGAAGAAGTTGTACAACAGGGTGTAAGTAGTGATATGCTCACCAATTTTGACGAATTGATTACTTATATCTCTAAATATTTCATGTTATTAAGAGGAGATGTAATTTTTACTGGAACCCCAAAAGGCGTAGGATCGGTACAAATTGGAGATCAACTAAAGGGATTTATTGGTACTCAACAACTATTAAGCTGTGCAATCAAATAA
- the rpiB gene encoding ribose 5-phosphate isomerase B, which produces MEKVIALGCDHAGFDYKEAVMNLLKERGFTINNKGTNSLDSVDYPDFVHPVATDVQDKKACCGIVMCGSGNGVAITVNKHAGIRAALCWTKELAELARQHNNANVLAIPVRFVSESVALEMVTAFLDTNFEGGRHQRRVDKIDL; this is translated from the coding sequence ATGGAAAAAGTGATTGCATTGGGTTGTGACCATGCTGGCTTTGATTACAAAGAAGCGGTAATGAACCTTTTAAAAGAACGTGGTTTTACAATTAATAATAAAGGCACCAATTCTCTAGATTCTGTAGATTACCCTGATTTTGTACATCCTGTTGCTACTGATGTGCAAGATAAAAAAGCATGTTGTGGAATTGTAATGTGTGGTAGTGGAAATGGAGTAGCCATCACCGTTAACAAACATGCAGGAATTCGTGCAGCACTTTGCTGGACCAAAGAATTAGCAGAGTTGGCACGCCAACACAATAATGCGAATGTATTGGCTATTCCTGTTCGCTTCGTCAGCGAATCAGTTGCACTAGAAATGGTTACTGCCTTTTTGGACACCAACTTTGAAGGAGGTCGCCACCAACGTAGAGTAGACAAAATTGACCTCTAA
- a CDS encoding ATP-binding cassette domain-containing protein, which yields MPNNFFIQFLNVSIIRNNSLILKDLNFSIRKGDFVCLLGNTGSGKSSLLQSIYGQLPIQQGNIVVDEILVHQIDSNTLPYLRRKIGIISDTFPLDPKLSVLQNFDFVLSVTDWSDAANKSARIQQILALLGIEHLKNQKTDQLTKKEYLKTLIGRALLNAPSILLVDAPVQHLDVQAAQEILNFIYQYAQDHNIAVILATVNNKIPQLLDVDKILLCQNNTIEEIE from the coding sequence ATGCCAAACAATTTTTTTATCCAATTCCTCAATGTTTCTATTATTAGAAACAACAGTTTAATATTAAAAGACCTTAACTTTTCTATCCGAAAAGGTGATTTTGTTTGTTTATTGGGAAACACTGGTAGTGGAAAAAGCAGCCTACTTCAAAGCATCTATGGACAACTACCTATCCAACAAGGTAATATTGTGGTAGATGAGATACTAGTTCATCAAATTGACTCCAATACCTTGCCCTATTTAAGAAGAAAAATAGGCATTATTAGCGATACATTTCCGCTAGACCCCAAACTATCCGTCCTTCAAAACTTTGACTTTGTCCTAAGTGTTACGGATTGGAGCGACGCAGCCAACAAATCAGCACGAATCCAACAAATTTTGGCACTTTTGGGGATCGAGCATTTAAAAAATCAAAAAACAGACCAATTAACAAAGAAAGAATACCTAAAAACATTAATTGGTCGTGCTTTATTGAATGCCCCTTCCATCTTATTAGTTGATGCTCCTGTACAACATTTAGATGTGCAGGCTGCACAAGAAATATTGAATTTTATATATCAATATGCACAAGATCATAACATTGCGGTCATTCTTGCTACGGTCAACAATAAAATACCACAATTATTAGATGTAGATAAAATATTGCTTTGTCAAAACAATACCATTGAAGAAATCGAATAG
- a CDS encoding peptidase domain-containing ABC transporter, translating to MSVVKKHPLKRFFRLLELDRKDIVYIYIYAIFEGLISLTIPVGIQAIINLIALNQFSSSWMLLTFVVALGTAIAGAMKLMQHIITETIQQRIFTRSAFDFAYRIPRLQMEAIKEEYAPELINRFFDTLSIQKGIPKVLVDLSAASLQIFFGLILLSLYHPFFVAFGCVLLALIVLLVVSSFSPGLSTSLQESKYKYKVAYWLEELGRTMGSFKLAGRTQYPIERTDELVGGYLQYRKKHFSVVKVQIISVVILKTLATAALLLIGGILVINNEMNVGQFVASEIVIIIVLNALDKIVMGMETIFDLLTAVEKIGVVTDLPLEDESGIDFEEIHCENGISIHVDNLTYVLGEHQHKILENINLNIKSGERICIVGSNASGKSTLIRIIMGWYDNFRGTISYNDIPRKNINIASLRSYMGDHVSEEHLFHGTLAQNISMGRPDVSIQEVIKVCQKVNLSDYIKSQPEGLNTIITSDGQNVPQSVIKKIILARCIVDLPKLVVTEPLLAGLDNTDAMQMIDLLTNKQNSWTLIAVTRSAQMAKSCDRIIVMDKGQITFKGTYEELEQEAYFEQLFDDIIKE from the coding sequence ATGAGTGTAGTAAAAAAACATCCCCTTAAGCGTTTTTTCCGCCTATTAGAGTTGGATCGAAAAGATATTGTATACATATATATATATGCAATTTTTGAAGGTCTTATTAGTTTGACCATTCCTGTCGGCATTCAGGCAATTATTAATTTGATTGCCCTTAATCAGTTTTCTTCTTCTTGGATGTTGCTAACCTTTGTGGTAGCATTAGGAACAGCCATAGCAGGAGCAATGAAGTTGATGCAACATATTATAACAGAGACGATTCAACAACGAATATTTACTCGTTCAGCTTTTGATTTTGCTTATAGAATCCCTAGGTTGCAAATGGAGGCAATTAAGGAAGAATATGCACCAGAGTTAATTAATCGTTTCTTTGATACGCTATCTATTCAGAAAGGGATTCCTAAAGTATTGGTAGATCTCTCTGCTGCATCTTTACAGATCTTCTTTGGGTTGATCTTACTTTCCTTGTATCATCCTTTTTTTGTAGCATTTGGTTGTGTCTTATTGGCACTCATTGTTCTTCTGGTTGTCAGTAGTTTTTCTCCAGGTTTATCCACTAGCTTGCAAGAGTCAAAGTATAAATATAAGGTAGCTTATTGGTTGGAAGAGCTTGGTCGTACTATGGGGTCTTTTAAATTGGCAGGAAGAACCCAATATCCCATAGAAAGAACGGATGAATTGGTAGGGGGGTATTTACAATATAGAAAAAAGCATTTTAGTGTTGTAAAAGTTCAGATTATTAGTGTTGTTATCCTCAAAACATTGGCGACAGCAGCACTATTATTAATTGGAGGCATCTTGGTGATTAATAATGAAATGAATGTTGGGCAATTTGTGGCTTCAGAGATTGTTATCATTATTGTTCTAAATGCGTTGGATAAGATTGTAATGGGTATGGAAACAATTTTTGATTTACTCACAGCAGTTGAAAAAATAGGGGTGGTAACGGATTTACCCTTAGAGGATGAGTCAGGCATTGATTTTGAAGAAATTCATTGTGAAAATGGAATCTCAATTCATGTCGATAATTTGACTTATGTATTGGGCGAACACCAACACAAAATACTAGAAAATATTAATTTAAATATCAAATCTGGAGAACGGATTTGTATTGTTGGCTCTAATGCTTCTGGTAAGTCAACCCTAATCAGAATTATTATGGGGTGGTATGATAATTTTAGAGGAACCATTTCTTATAATGATATTCCCCGTAAGAATATTAATATTGCAAGTTTGCGTTCTTATATGGGAGATCATGTATCAGAGGAGCATTTATTTCATGGAACACTTGCTCAAAACATCTCTATGGGGCGCCCAGATGTATCAATCCAAGAGGTAATCAAAGTCTGCCAGAAGGTGAATCTATCTGATTATATCAAAAGTCAACCCGAAGGACTTAATACGATCATTACCTCAGATGGGCAGAATGTTCCGCAGAGTGTTATCAAGAAAATTATTTTGGCTAGATGTATTGTCGATTTGCCTAAGTTGGTTGTCACCGAACCATTGCTTGCTGGTCTGGATAATACTGATGCTATGCAAATGATTGATTTATTAACCAACAAACAAAATTCTTGGACGTTGATTGCTGTAACGAGAAGTGCCCAAATGGCAAAATCCTGTGATCGAATTATTGTAATGGATAAAGGACAAATTACATTTAAGGGAACCTATGAAGAGCTGGAACAAGAGGCGTATTTTGAGCAGTTATTTGATGATATAATAAAAGAGTAA
- a CDS encoding pyridoxal-phosphate dependent enzyme, giving the protein MAKYYNNILETIGNTPLVKLNKIVKNVPCTVLAKVETTNPGNSVKDRMALKMIEDAEKRGDLKPGGTIIECTSGNTGMGIAIAAVVKGYKCIFTTSDKQSKEKIDLLRAVGAEVIVCPTNVAPDDPRSYYSIAERLNNEIPNSYWANQYDNLSNREAHYESTGPEIWEQTEGQITHFVVGVGTGGTISGVGKYLKEKNPNIKIWGIDTYGSVFKKYHETGIFDKNEIYPYITEGIGEDILPKNVDFEIIDLFEKVTDKDAAIATRDLARLEGIMVGNSAGAAIAGVNQLAKELKEDDLLVVLFHDHGSRYVGKMFNDEWMRERGFLDDVMTVKDIIAKKESKTFFSIDAKQTVKEALKLMKENDISQMPVMEAGAVVGALNENDVLTCLLANPIENSDQQIGKIMVDPFPVVEETLPINKLNLYINKKSTAVIAVDKAGTSHIVTKYDIIQAMN; this is encoded by the coding sequence ATGGCTAAGTATTATAATAACATTTTGGAGACGATTGGTAATACTCCACTTGTTAAGCTGAATAAAATTGTAAAGAATGTACCTTGTACAGTATTGGCTAAAGTAGAAACAACGAATCCTGGTAATTCTGTAAAAGATCGTATGGCATTAAAAATGATTGAAGATGCCGAGAAACGTGGAGATCTAAAACCTGGTGGGACAATTATTGAGTGTACATCTGGTAATACAGGAATGGGAATTGCTATTGCTGCTGTTGTTAAGGGATATAAGTGTATTTTTACAACTAGTGATAAGCAGTCTAAAGAAAAAATTGACTTATTGCGTGCCGTTGGAGCAGAAGTAATTGTTTGCCCAACTAATGTGGCTCCTGATGATCCACGCTCTTATTATTCTATAGCAGAGCGTTTAAACAATGAAATCCCCAATTCTTATTGGGCGAACCAGTACGATAATTTATCAAACCGTGAAGCGCATTACGAAAGTACAGGACCTGAAATCTGGGAACAAACAGAGGGACAAATTACCCATTTTGTTGTTGGAGTTGGTACAGGTGGTACAATCTCTGGAGTAGGGAAATACTTAAAAGAAAAAAATCCTAATATCAAGATTTGGGGAATAGATACCTACGGCTCTGTTTTTAAGAAATATCATGAAACAGGTATTTTTGATAAAAATGAAATTTACCCTTATATAACAGAAGGGATTGGAGAAGATATTTTGCCTAAAAATGTAGACTTCGAAATTATTGATTTGTTTGAAAAAGTGACGGATAAAGATGCCGCTATTGCTACTCGTGATTTGGCACGTCTGGAAGGAATCATGGTGGGTAACTCTGCAGGGGCTGCCATTGCAGGTGTTAATCAATTGGCAAAGGAGCTAAAAGAGGATGATTTATTAGTTGTATTATTTCATGATCACGGTAGTCGCTATGTTGGCAAAATGTTTAATGATGAATGGATGCGTGAAAGAGGCTTTTTGGATGATGTAATGACTGTTAAAGATATTATTGCCAAAAAAGAATCAAAAACATTCTTCTCTATAGATGCGAAGCAAACGGTTAAGGAAGCACTAAAATTAATGAAAGAAAATGACATCTCTCAGATGCCTGTTATGGAGGCTGGGGCTGTTGTTGGTGCTTTGAATGAAAATGATGTATTGACCTGTTTGTTGGCCAATCCAATAGAAAATAGCGACCAGCAAATTGGCAAAATCATGGTTGATCCTTTCCCTGTTGTAGAGGAAACATTGCCTATTAATAAGTTGAACCTTTATATCAACAAAAAATCAACCGCAGTAATAGCTGTTGATAAGGCAGGAACAAGTCATATTGTTACCAAGTACGATATTATTCAAGCGATGAACTAA
- a CDS encoding enoyl-CoA hydratase/isomerase family protein: MKTLNISSKGNYLVVQLDRGKANVLNQTMIDELRQLIRETEQDTTIGGIVLTGKPHFFSGGVDLLEVFYYDSEGIRNFWGSFLQLAAEMLAFSKPLVAAITGHSPAGGCILACACDYRVMAIGEKYQIGLNEMAVGIAPRESILHLYAFWIGKRKAYQYLLEGYLMKGPEALELGLVDELVDLDQTLAQAEAKIQQYLKLPPVAFRQTKKALKASLVDQMTRNFETDLELLHTQLMSDESRHIMGQVVQFLASKKK, from the coding sequence ATGAAAACACTAAACATAAGCTCCAAAGGAAACTACCTTGTTGTCCAATTGGACCGTGGCAAGGCAAATGTCCTCAATCAAACTATGATTGATGAGTTGCGCCAATTAATCCGAGAGACTGAGCAAGATACGACCATTGGAGGCATTGTACTCACAGGAAAACCACATTTTTTTAGTGGCGGAGTAGACCTCTTAGAGGTTTTTTATTACGACTCAGAAGGCATTCGAAATTTTTGGGGATCTTTTTTGCAATTGGCAGCCGAAATGCTAGCCTTTAGCAAACCGTTGGTTGCCGCTATCACAGGACATAGCCCTGCTGGTGGATGCATCTTGGCTTGCGCTTGCGACTATCGAGTGATGGCCATTGGAGAGAAATATCAAATTGGTCTGAATGAGATGGCAGTAGGTATTGCTCCTAGAGAAAGTATCTTACACCTTTATGCTTTTTGGATTGGTAAACGCAAGGCTTATCAGTATTTATTAGAAGGCTATTTAATGAAGGGACCAGAAGCCTTAGAATTGGGGCTCGTGGATGAGTTAGTTGACCTAGACCAAACATTAGCGCAAGCAGAAGCAAAAATCCAACAATACTTAAAATTGCCTCCAGTAGCATTTCGTCAAACCAAAAAAGCCTTAAAAGCGAGTTTAGTTGACCAAATGACCCGCAATTTTGAAACAGATCTAGAACTATTGCACACACAGTTGATGTCCGATGAAAGTCGTCATATTATGGGACAAGTGGTACAGTTTCTAGCCTCTAAGAAAAAGTAA
- a CDS encoding TolC family protein, translating into MKQFFIVAIVLTCQNLWGQIDAPILTYEQFLQQVYEHHPISKQINIQRDQAKQYLKKARGGFDPKLGTKWDYKNFGKKNYYNILNTYLKVPVWSDISIEAGYNYTQGYYLNPENTLPQDGQAFLGLKIPLLKGLWTSERRTALQQAKLMVGASEVQIQTALNDLLYAAGKKYWEWGKSYNELLIIQQSLTTAEEQFNAVQKAFRQGDKPAIDTLKAFIRIQDRTILLNNKQVEVQNAARLVAAYLWDENQEPLMLKEGTYPITLQQLATQPFDQEVLTASLDQIEQHPDLAWYDFKLENLELERKLKINNLMPKLDVKYNFLSTNHVDFFATSAATPIQNYKLGVQFSMPIFVRKERADLALTQLKLKQVNFQQAAKQRDLKTKIENYFNEVQNASNQTDNMEQMVDNYKILLDAEKIKFDIGESSVFMMNIRENQLLDAQLKLIKQQIMYLKSRTAFFWIIANLQSVEQ; encoded by the coding sequence ATGAAGCAATTCTTCATTGTTGCAATTGTATTAACCTGCCAAAATCTGTGGGGGCAAATAGATGCTCCAATATTGACTTATGAGCAATTCTTGCAGCAAGTATATGAACACCACCCCATCTCAAAACAAATTAATATCCAGCGAGATCAAGCTAAACAATATCTAAAAAAGGCTAGAGGTGGTTTTGATCCTAAATTGGGAACAAAATGGGATTACAAAAATTTTGGAAAGAAGAATTATTATAATATTCTGAATACCTACCTAAAAGTACCCGTTTGGTCAGATATATCCATAGAAGCAGGGTATAATTATACCCAAGGATATTATCTAAATCCTGAAAATACATTACCGCAGGATGGCCAAGCATTTTTGGGACTAAAAATTCCCTTGTTAAAAGGGTTGTGGACGAGTGAACGCAGAACAGCACTTCAACAAGCAAAACTAATGGTAGGAGCGAGCGAAGTGCAGATACAGACGGCCTTAAACGATTTGTTGTATGCTGCTGGAAAAAAATATTGGGAATGGGGGAAATCTTATAATGAGCTATTAATTATTCAGCAGTCATTAACTACCGCAGAAGAACAATTTAATGCCGTTCAAAAGGCTTTTCGACAAGGAGATAAACCTGCTATTGACACCTTGAAGGCTTTTATTCGTATACAAGATCGAACCATCTTGCTCAATAATAAACAAGTTGAAGTGCAAAATGCGGCAAGATTAGTGGCTGCTTATTTGTGGGATGAAAATCAAGAACCTTTGATGCTTAAGGAGGGGACTTATCCTATTACTTTACAACAGTTGGCAACCCAACCTTTTGACCAAGAAGTCTTAACGGCTAGCTTAGACCAAATAGAACAGCATCCAGATCTTGCATGGTATGATTTTAAACTTGAAAATTTAGAACTAGAACGCAAACTAAAAATCAATAACTTGATGCCAAAGTTGGATGTCAAGTATAATTTTTTGTCAACCAATCACGTTGATTTTTTTGCTACCAGTGCTGCTACTCCCATTCAAAACTATAAATTAGGCGTACAATTTTCTATGCCTATTTTTGTCCGAAAAGAACGGGCTGATCTAGCTTTGACTCAACTCAAACTAAAGCAGGTGAATTTTCAACAAGCTGCCAAGCAAAGAGATCTAAAGACCAAAATTGAGAATTATTTTAATGAGGTTCAAAATGCTTCAAATCAAACCGATAATATGGAGCAAATGGTTGACAACTACAAAATACTCTTGGATGCAGAAAAAATAAAATTTGATATTGGAGAATCTTCTGTTTTTATGATGAATATTAGAGAAAACCAACTTCTAGATGCTCAATTGAAGCTGATTAAGCAACAAATAATGTATCTTAAGTCTCGGACTGCTTTTTTCTGGATTATTGCTAATTTACAATCGGTAGAGCAATAA
- a CDS encoding HlyD family secretion protein, with amino-acid sequence MLNISENRIENKGLEDYPAFKKVTQLNTARKLAHWVIIFFVLLVVILMLPWTQHIVTKGKVTTLKPEHRPQSVYSVISGKIDRWYVQEGESVEKGDTLAFLSEVKAGYFDPELLRRTQDQVNAKHAAREAYNDKSQALSQQLEAIKNVSLVKLEQTQNKVEQYQLKLISDSVTVGAAQTAYRVATRQFNRTDTLFQKGIKSLTDLENKRNKMQETEAKWMAYQNKFLTTKNELLNAKIELSLVKSQYADKMAKVRSERSSALSSIYDAESQIAKLENQYANYEQREKLYYVIAPQDGYITKIYRKGLGEIVKATDPLLAIMPANHQLAVEAYIRPMDYPLLQLKQKVRFVFDGWPAFVFSGWPNQSYGTFEGAVVAIDNVANEKGMYRILVSPSTSKAWPEALRVGAGASTLIMLNDVPLWYEFWRQLNGFPPDFYEEQDLDKIKMKAPIKHLKK; translated from the coding sequence ATGTTAAATATATCAGAGAACAGAATCGAAAATAAAGGTTTAGAGGACTATCCTGCCTTTAAAAAAGTTACACAGTTAAATACCGCTCGAAAACTGGCGCATTGGGTCATTATCTTTTTTGTATTATTGGTGGTTATTTTGATGTTGCCCTGGACGCAACATATTGTTACCAAGGGAAAAGTAACGACCTTAAAACCTGAACATCGCCCGCAAAGCGTTTATAGCGTCATTTCGGGTAAAATAGATCGATGGTATGTGCAAGAAGGGGAGTCGGTCGAAAAAGGAGATACCTTGGCTTTTTTATCAGAGGTAAAAGCAGGCTATTTTGATCCTGAATTATTAAGAAGGACACAAGATCAGGTCAATGCAAAACACGCTGCTAGAGAGGCGTACAATGACAAATCACAAGCATTGAGTCAGCAGTTGGAAGCAATCAAAAATGTTTCTCTTGTTAAGCTAGAGCAAACTCAAAATAAAGTAGAACAATACCAATTGAAGCTAATTTCGGATAGCGTAACAGTGGGAGCTGCTCAAACGGCTTATCGGGTAGCTACTCGTCAATTTAATAGAACAGATACCTTGTTTCAAAAGGGAATAAAGTCGTTGACCGATCTAGAGAACAAGCGCAATAAAATGCAAGAAACAGAGGCTAAATGGATGGCTTACCAAAATAAGTTTCTGACCACCAAAAATGAGTTGTTAAATGCAAAGATTGAATTGAGCCTTGTGAAAAGTCAATATGCTGATAAAATGGCAAAAGTTCGCTCTGAACGTTCCAGTGCCTTGTCTAGCATTTATGATGCTGAAAGCCAAATTGCAAAGCTTGAAAATCAGTATGCCAATTATGAACAAAGAGAAAAGTTATACTATGTAATTGCTCCTCAAGATGGATATATTACTAAGATTTATCGAAAGGGCTTGGGCGAAATTGTCAAAGCAACAGATCCTTTGTTGGCAATTATGCCAGCGAATCACCAGTTGGCTGTAGAGGCTTATATTCGCCCTATGGATTATCCCTTGCTTCAACTGAAACAGAAGGTTCGTTTTGTTTTTGACGGTTGGCCTGCTTTTGTATTTTCTGGCTGGCCCAATCAATCTTATGGCACATTTGAAGGTGCTGTTGTGGCAATTGATAATGTGGCTAATGAAAAGGGGATGTACCGAATTTTAGTATCACCAAGTACTTCTAAGGCTTGGCCAGAAGCATTGAGGGTAGGAGCAGGGGCTAGTACTTTGATTATGCTCAATGATGTTCCTTTATGGTATGAATTCTGGCGACAACTCAATGGCTTTCCACCTGATTTTTATGAAGAGCAAGATTTGGATAAAATCAAGATGAAAGCTCCCATTAAGCATTTAAAAAAGTAA